A stretch of Acidovorax sp. RAC01 DNA encodes these proteins:
- a CDS encoding LysR family transcriptional regulator, with product MQLKWLEDFIVLAQERSFTRAAELRHVTHPAFGRRIRALEAWAGTPLVERGGGPVTLTPAGQSFLETAGNLARSLTQSHEELQSLAGRQGRTITLATGRTLARTVVADWLVRLRPVLQGAEVCVRTRALADTVAMLERSEADFSLVYHHPTLAVRLDARQFSHVTVASDRLVPVSRATAQGTAQHRFGQGTALVPYLAYAPQLALGRLVEDHLAQNPHAPRLQRVVECDSADAHYEYVQKGLGVAWLPWSMVHADCKAGRLAPAGDARMEVRFDVRLYRPKRRLGPLAEAFWKAMAQR from the coding sequence ATGCAGCTCAAATGGCTCGAAGACTTCATCGTGCTGGCGCAGGAGCGCAGCTTCACGCGCGCCGCCGAGCTGCGGCATGTCACCCACCCTGCCTTTGGCCGGCGCATCCGCGCGCTGGAGGCCTGGGCGGGCACGCCGCTGGTGGAGCGCGGCGGCGGGCCCGTCACGCTCACACCGGCGGGCCAGAGCTTTCTGGAAACGGCGGGCAACCTGGCGCGCAGCCTGACCCAGTCGCACGAAGAGCTGCAGAGCCTGGCCGGGCGCCAGGGCCGCACCATCACGCTGGCCACGGGCCGCACGTTGGCGCGCACCGTGGTGGCCGACTGGCTGGTGCGCCTGCGGCCGGTGCTGCAGGGGGCCGAGGTCTGCGTGCGCACCCGGGCGCTGGCCGACACGGTGGCCATGCTCGAGCGCAGCGAGGCCGACTTTTCGCTCGTCTACCACCACCCCACGCTGGCCGTGCGGCTCGATGCCCGACAGTTCAGCCACGTCACCGTCGCGTCCGACCGGCTGGTGCCCGTGTCGCGCGCCACGGCCCAGGGCACGGCGCAGCACCGCTTTGGCCAGGGCACGGCGCTGGTGCCCTACCTGGCGTATGCGCCGCAGCTGGCGCTGGGGCGGCTGGTGGAAGACCACCTGGCGCAAAACCCGCACGCCCCGCGCCTGCAGCGGGTGGTGGAATGCGACTCGGCCGACGCGCACTACGAATACGTGCAAAAGGGTCTGGGCGTGGCCTGGCTGCCGTGGTCCATGGTGCATGCCGACTGCAAGGCCGGGCGCCTGGCCCCGGCCGGCGATGCGCGCATGGAGGTGCGCTTTGACGTGCGCCTGTACCGCCCCAAGCGGCGGCTGGGCCCGCTGGCCGAAGCGTTCTGGAAGGCAATGGCGCAGCGCTGA
- the pyrF gene encoding orotidine-5'-phosphate decarboxylase codes for MTFTDMLRSATAQNQSLLCVGLDPEPTRFPAGMQGDPRKIYDFCAAVVDATADLVCAFKPQIAYFAAHGAEDQLERLMQHMRCNAPHVPVILDAKRGDIGSTAEQYAKEAFERYGADAVTLSPFMGFDSIEPYLAYHGKGAFLLCRTSNPGGDDLQNQRLASIDGQPLMYEHVARLAQGPWNRNGQLGLVVGATYPQEIERVRSIAPTLPLLIPGVGAQGGDAAATVRAGLRSDGPIIVNSSRAILYASRGEDFAAAARAEALRTRAVLQAAQAAAGY; via the coding sequence ATGACCTTCACCGACATGCTGCGCAGCGCCACGGCGCAGAACCAATCTCTGCTGTGCGTGGGCCTGGACCCGGAACCCACCCGCTTTCCCGCCGGGATGCAGGGCGACCCGCGCAAGATCTACGACTTCTGCGCGGCGGTGGTTGATGCCACGGCAGACCTGGTGTGCGCCTTCAAGCCGCAGATCGCCTACTTTGCCGCCCATGGGGCCGAAGACCAGCTTGAGCGGCTGATGCAGCACATGCGCTGCAATGCGCCGCATGTGCCGGTCATTCTGGATGCCAAGCGTGGGGACATCGGCTCGACTGCCGAGCAGTACGCCAAGGAGGCGTTCGAGCGCTACGGCGCCGACGCGGTCACGCTCTCGCCCTTCATGGGGTTTGATTCCATCGAGCCTTACCTGGCCTACCACGGCAAGGGCGCGTTTCTGCTGTGCCGCACGTCCAACCCGGGCGGGGACGATCTGCAGAACCAGCGCCTGGCCAGCATCGACGGCCAGCCGCTGATGTACGAACACGTGGCCCGCCTGGCGCAGGGCCCCTGGAACAGGAACGGCCAGCTCGGCCTGGTGGTGGGCGCCACCTACCCGCAGGAGATCGAGCGGGTGCGCAGCATTGCGCCTACGCTGCCGCTGCTGATCCCCGGTGTGGGTGCCCAGGGCGGCGATGCGGCGGCCACGGTGCGCGCAGGCCTTCGCAGCGATGGGCCGATCATCGTGAATTCGTCGCGCGCCATCCTGTACGCATCGCGCGGCGAGGACTTTGCCGCAGCGGCGCGCGCAGAGGCCCTGCGCACCCGTGCCGTGCTGCAGGCGGCCCAGGCCGCGGCGGGGTACTGA
- a CDS encoding FlgO family outer membrane protein: protein MKTPALLLTVLAGVVLAGCANNAAPVRVDPTYQEAASSPFIQSSRDAVAKLTAGFDMNSLGGGPVLVATVVNVNDLSRAAPLGRTLSEQYASSMTAGGFNVKEIKLRGDVFVREGAGELLLSREIKDIARNHNASMVLVGTYSAAANFTYVSLKLVRTEDGRIVRGHDYALPNDRDVQRLLTVPR, encoded by the coding sequence ATGAAAACCCCCGCACTCCTTCTGACGGTGCTGGCCGGCGTGGTGCTGGCCGGTTGCGCCAACAACGCTGCGCCAGTGCGCGTGGATCCCACCTACCAGGAAGCCGCCAGCAGCCCGTTCATCCAGAGCAGCCGCGACGCCGTGGCCAAGCTCACCGCCGGCTTCGACATGAACAGCCTGGGCGGTGGCCCCGTGCTCGTGGCCACCGTGGTCAATGTCAATGACCTCAGCCGCGCTGCACCGCTGGGCCGCACGCTGTCTGAACAGTACGCTTCCAGCATGACGGCCGGCGGTTTCAACGTGAAGGAAATCAAGCTGCGCGGTGACGTGTTCGTGCGCGAAGGCGCCGGCGAGTTGCTGCTGTCGCGCGAAATCAAGGATATTGCACGCAATCACAACGCTTCGATGGTCCTGGTGGGAACCTATTCGGCGGCTGCCAACTTCACCTATGTGAGCCTGAAGCTTGTGCGCACCGAAGACGGCCGAATTGTGCGTGGGCACGATTACGCACTGCCCAACGACCGCGACGTCCAGCGCCTGCTGACGGTGCCTCGCTAA
- a CDS encoding phosphoglycerate kinase has product MNILRFSDLCAQGKAQGQRVFIRADLNVPQDDAGRITEDTRIRASVPCIRMALDAGAAVMVTSHLGRPTEGEFKPEDSLAPVAARLSELLGRDVPLVSHWVDGVTVAPGQVVLLENCRLNVGEKKNKEDLARKLAALCDIFVNDAFGTAHRAEGTTYGIAQYAPVACAGPLLSAEIDALTKALAHPQRPLAAIVAGSKVSTKLTILKSLASKVDQLIVGGGIANTFMLAAGLPIGKSLAEPDLLEEARAVMEAMKARGAEVPIPTDVVTAKIFAADAPATVKAATDVEADDLILDIGPQTAARLAAQLKSAGTIVWNGPVGVFEFAAFENGTKQLAKAIAESPAFSIAGGGDTLAAIAKYGIEAQVGYISTGGGAFLEVLEGKKLPAFDILEQRAAGSM; this is encoded by the coding sequence ATGAACATCCTCCGTTTTTCCGACCTGTGCGCCCAGGGCAAGGCCCAGGGCCAGCGCGTTTTCATCCGTGCCGACCTGAACGTGCCGCAGGATGACGCCGGTCGCATCACCGAAGACACCCGCATCCGCGCTTCGGTGCCCTGCATCCGCATGGCACTGGATGCCGGCGCAGCCGTCATGGTCACCAGCCACCTGGGCCGCCCCACCGAGGGCGAGTTCAAGCCCGAAGACTCGCTGGCACCCGTGGCCGCACGCCTGTCGGAGCTGCTGGGCCGCGACGTGCCCCTGGTCAGCCACTGGGTGGACGGCGTGACCGTGGCCCCCGGCCAGGTCGTGCTGCTGGAGAACTGCCGCCTGAACGTGGGCGAGAAGAAAAACAAGGAAGACCTGGCCCGCAAGCTCGCCGCGCTGTGCGACATCTTCGTGAACGACGCATTTGGCACCGCCCACCGCGCCGAAGGCACCACCTACGGCATCGCCCAGTACGCCCCCGTGGCCTGCGCCGGCCCGCTGCTGTCGGCCGAGATCGACGCACTGACCAAGGCGCTGGCCCACCCGCAGCGCCCCCTGGCTGCCATCGTGGCCGGCTCCAAGGTGTCGACCAAGCTCACCATCCTCAAGAGCCTGGCCTCCAAGGTGGACCAGCTCATCGTGGGCGGCGGCATTGCCAACACCTTCATGCTGGCCGCCGGCCTGCCCATCGGCAAGAGTCTGGCCGAGCCCGACCTGCTGGAAGAAGCCCGCGCCGTGATGGAGGCCATGAAGGCCCGCGGCGCCGAGGTGCCGATCCCCACCGACGTGGTCACGGCCAAGATCTTTGCGGCCGACGCACCGGCTACCGTGAAGGCGGCCACCGATGTGGAAGCAGACGACCTGATCCTGGACATCGGCCCCCAGACCGCAGCGCGGCTGGCAGCGCAGCTCAAATCGGCCGGCACCATCGTCTGGAACGGCCCCGTCGGCGTGTTCGAGTTCGCTGCCTTTGAAAACGGCACAAAGCAGCTGGCCAAGGCCATTGCCGAGTCGCCCGCTTTCAGCATTGCAGGGGGTGGCGACACTCTGGCGGCCATTGCCAAATATGGCATTGAGGCGCAGGTGGGCTACATCTCCACCGGCGGCGGCGCCTTCCTGGAAGTGCTGGAAGGCAAAAAACTGCCCGCTTTTGACATCCTCGAGCAGCGCGCAGCCGGTTCCATGTAA
- a CDS encoding AzlD domain-containing protein, giving the protein MNVTLDWSWVEPAVAIAGLAAITVISRAFFMIPQRELPLPDWLKRGLKYAPLAALTAVIAPEILMAHGELIGTFRDARIPAVLCATAYYFWRRGILGTIVVGMAVYLPLHIGWGW; this is encoded by the coding sequence ATGAACGTGACCCTGGACTGGTCCTGGGTGGAGCCCGCCGTTGCCATTGCCGGGCTGGCGGCCATCACCGTGATCTCGCGCGCTTTCTTCATGATCCCGCAGCGCGAGCTGCCCCTGCCCGACTGGCTCAAGCGTGGCCTCAAGTACGCGCCCCTGGCGGCGCTCACGGCCGTGATCGCGCCCGAGATCCTCATGGCCCATGGCGAGCTCATCGGCACTTTCCGCGATGCGCGGATACCGGCCGTGCTGTGCGCCACGGCCTATTACTTCTGGCGCCGCGGCATCCTGGGCACCATCGTGGTCGGCATGGCGGTGTACCTGCCGCTGCACATCGGCTGGGGCTGGTAG
- a CDS encoding AzlC family ABC transporter permease has protein sequence MSQRSGAVTAVRVTVQHPSFRQAAQDMAGTSLGIAAWGLVTGVAMVKSGMPVGMALFMSLAVYAGSAQLAVIPLMAVGAPLWVVWLTAACVNLRFVIFSSMWRSYFAHLPLRQRLAVGYFSGDVIYVAFMKRFPEPRPQPEQIPYFWGAATTNWLAWQVPSIAGILLANAVPLSWGLGFAGVLALLGVLLSLLFDRATWLATGVAATAAIAAFALPLKLNILVAIAAAVAAGLLMEAVDRRRHHPRVVLVPPDSTLPPEERTQVQDGDAVALREERHP, from the coding sequence ATGAGCCAGCGCTCTGGCGCAGTGACCGCAGTGCGGGTCACGGTACAGCACCCGTCGTTTCGCCAGGCGGCGCAGGACATGGCGGGCACCTCGCTGGGCATTGCGGCCTGGGGGCTGGTCACGGGCGTGGCCATGGTCAAGAGCGGCATGCCGGTGGGCATGGCGCTGTTCATGTCGCTGGCCGTGTATGCGGGCAGCGCGCAGCTGGCGGTCATTCCGCTGATGGCCGTGGGCGCGCCGCTGTGGGTGGTCTGGCTCACGGCTGCCTGCGTCAACCTGCGCTTTGTCATTTTCAGCAGCATGTGGCGCAGCTACTTCGCGCACCTGCCGCTGCGCCAGCGGCTGGCCGTGGGCTATTTCAGTGGGGATGTGATCTACGTGGCGTTCATGAAGCGCTTTCCCGAGCCGCGCCCGCAGCCCGAGCAGATCCCTTACTTCTGGGGCGCCGCCACCACCAACTGGCTGGCCTGGCAGGTGCCGTCCATTGCGGGCATCCTTCTGGCCAATGCCGTGCCGCTGTCGTGGGGGCTGGGGTTTGCGGGCGTGCTGGCGCTGCTGGGCGTGCTGCTGTCGCTGCTGTTTGACCGCGCCACGTGGCTTGCCACCGGTGTGGCTGCCACAGCTGCCATCGCGGCCTTTGCCCTGCCGCTCAAGCTCAACATCCTGGTGGCCATTGCTGCGGCCGTGGCGGCCGGCCTGCTGATGGAGGCGGTGGACCGCCGCCGCCACCATCCGCGGGTGGTGCTGGTTCCACCCGACAGCACGTTGCCGCCCGAGGAGCGCACGCAGGTGCAGGACGGCGACGCCGTGGCCCTGCGCGAGGAGCGACATCCATGA
- the fmt gene encoding methionyl-tRNA formyltransferase, whose product MKVIFAGTPEFASAALQGLLQAGFSVPLVLTQPDRPAGRGMKLQASPVKQCALAHGIPVVQPRSLRLDRKYQGDAAAAREALMAAQADVMVVAAYGLILPQWVLDLPPKGCLNIHASLLPRWRGAAPIHRAIEAGDAETGITIMQMDAGLDTGEMLLTERLPITPTDTTATLHDRLAAQGARLIVQALEQAASGGLRATPQPAEGVTYAHKIEKAESTIDWSLDAPAIARRVRAFDPFPGASTGCAGETVKVWSCEIDSTKVNKDVRPGHILSANGHGVTVACGEGALRLTTLQRAGGKRLSAADFLRGFDLQPGMQLGGVAAQAPGQAGA is encoded by the coding sequence ATGAAAGTGATCTTTGCCGGAACCCCCGAGTTTGCAAGCGCTGCGCTGCAGGGCCTGCTGCAGGCGGGCTTCTCGGTCCCCCTGGTGCTGACGCAACCCGACCGCCCCGCGGGCCGGGGCATGAAGCTGCAGGCGTCGCCCGTCAAGCAGTGCGCGCTGGCCCACGGCATTCCTGTGGTGCAGCCGCGCAGCCTGCGCCTGGATCGCAAATACCAGGGCGATGCGGCCGCCGCGCGGGAGGCGCTGATGGCGGCGCAGGCCGACGTGATGGTGGTGGCTGCGTATGGGCTCATCCTTCCCCAGTGGGTGCTGGACTTGCCGCCCAAGGGGTGCCTCAATATCCACGCCAGCCTGCTGCCCCGCTGGCGTGGCGCGGCGCCCATCCACCGTGCGATCGAGGCGGGCGATGCCGAAACCGGCATCACCATCATGCAGATGGACGCCGGTCTCGATACCGGCGAGATGCTGCTCACCGAGCGGCTGCCCATCACGCCCACAGACACCACCGCCACGCTGCATGACCGCCTGGCAGCGCAGGGTGCGCGCCTGATCGTGCAGGCGCTGGAGCAGGCAGCCAGCGGCGGCCTGCGCGCCACGCCGCAGCCGGCTGAAGGCGTCACCTATGCCCACAAGATCGAAAAAGCCGAAAGCACCATCGACTGGTCGCTCGACGCCCCCGCAATCGCGCGGCGTGTGCGCGCCTTTGATCCGTTTCCGGGTGCCAGCACCGGGTGCGCCGGTGAAACCGTCAAGGTATGGTCCTGCGAAATTGATAGCACCAAAGTCAATAAGGACGTGCGACCAGGGCATATTTTGTCTGCAAATGGCCATGGCGTGACCGTGGCGTGCGGCGAGGGCGCGTTGCGCCTGACCACGCTGCAGCGCGCGGGCGGCAAGCGCCTGTCGGCAGCGGACTTCCTGCGCGGCTTTGATCTGCAGCCGGGCATGCAGCTGGGCGGGGTGGCGGCCCAAGCGCCGGGCCAGGCCGGCGCATGA
- the def gene encoding peptide deformylase, protein MAILPILCYPDPRLHKVAQPVQVVDERVKALVSDMLATMYDAHGIGLAATQVDVHERVVVIDVSEERDQPLVLINPEIVWASEETHVNEEGCLSVPGIYDGVERFDAVHVRALDAQGQSRVIEADGLLAVCMQHEMDHLLGKVFVEYLSPLKRNRIKTKMIKQQRGARD, encoded by the coding sequence ATGGCAATCCTTCCCATTCTCTGTTACCCCGACCCGCGCCTCCACAAGGTCGCCCAGCCCGTCCAGGTCGTGGACGAGCGCGTCAAGGCGCTCGTGTCGGACATGCTCGCCACCATGTACGACGCCCACGGCATCGGGCTGGCGGCCACCCAGGTCGACGTTCACGAACGTGTCGTGGTGATCGATGTGTCTGAAGAGCGCGACCAGCCCCTGGTGCTGATCAACCCCGAGATCGTCTGGGCCAGTGAAGAGACCCATGTGAACGAGGAAGGGTGTCTTTCGGTGCCAGGCATCTATGACGGTGTGGAGCGCTTTGATGCAGTGCATGTGCGGGCCCTCGACGCACAGGGCCAGTCACGCGTGATCGAGGCCGACGGGCTGCTGGCCGTGTGCATGCAGCACGAGATGGATCACCTCCTGGGCAAGGTGTTTGTGGAATACCTCTCGCCGCTCAAGCGCAACCGGATCAAGACCAAGATGATCAAGCAGCAGCGCGGAGCCCGCGACTGA
- a CDS encoding LysM peptidoglycan-binding domain-containing protein, with protein sequence MTAFTSMRRNALGAFTILAGATLCTLSAHAQNPPVSGTQRATAQQVSERGIPLSELAPNAPDTYTVKRGDTLWGISGMYLKRPWRWPELWGMNLQAIPNPHLIFPGQTLYLDRSGGYARLSTTPPGSSEPETVRVSPRTRSESLGDTALPTLKPHLIEPFLVEPLVVDAQVLQQAPRIIATTEERVLMATGDRAYVRSHQASPLQADAGDPRQFRVFRDAVALKDPATGEILGYEAQYLGRAELIRGESFEDVPNGRGGYTTEYVPATIDLKATKEEIRAGDRLLPMPGRAFVTYTPRAPQMDVEARVVSIYGSSAVAFAAQNQVVAISVGSQDGVEPGHVLTLLSRDSRVKDVSDGKNASIKLPNEDNGTVMVFRTFERVSYALLLEIRNGVRVGDRLVNPK encoded by the coding sequence ATGACAGCATTCACCAGCATGCGGCGGAACGCTCTGGGCGCATTCACCATTCTTGCTGGCGCAACGCTGTGCACGCTGTCGGCCCATGCACAAAACCCTCCAGTCTCGGGAACACAGCGCGCCACCGCGCAACAGGTGTCCGAGCGGGGCATACCGCTGTCCGAATTGGCACCCAATGCCCCGGACACCTACACCGTCAAGCGCGGAGACACGCTGTGGGGAATCTCCGGCATGTACCTCAAGCGCCCATGGCGCTGGCCCGAGCTGTGGGGCATGAACCTCCAGGCCATCCCGAACCCGCACCTCATCTTTCCGGGGCAAACGCTGTACCTTGACCGGAGCGGCGGCTATGCACGGCTGAGCACGACGCCCCCCGGCTCTAGCGAGCCCGAAACCGTCCGCGTGTCGCCACGCACCCGCAGCGAGAGCCTGGGTGACACCGCACTGCCCACGCTCAAGCCACACCTGATCGAACCGTTCCTGGTGGAGCCGCTCGTGGTGGACGCGCAGGTGCTGCAGCAGGCACCACGCATCATCGCGACCACCGAAGAGCGCGTGCTGATGGCAACCGGAGACCGGGCCTATGTGCGCAGCCACCAGGCATCTCCGCTGCAGGCAGATGCCGGCGATCCCCGGCAGTTCAGGGTTTTCCGCGACGCAGTTGCCCTGAAGGACCCGGCCACGGGCGAGATTCTGGGATACGAGGCCCAGTATCTGGGACGGGCCGAACTGATCCGCGGGGAGTCGTTTGAAGATGTGCCTAACGGGCGCGGTGGCTACACCACCGAATATGTGCCCGCCACCATAGACCTGAAGGCAACCAAGGAGGAAATTCGCGCGGGCGATCGCCTTCTTCCCATGCCTGGGCGCGCGTTTGTCACCTACACACCCCGTGCGCCCCAGATGGACGTGGAAGCGCGCGTCGTCTCCATCTACGGGAGCTCGGCGGTCGCCTTCGCAGCCCAGAATCAGGTGGTTGCCATCAGCGTGGGCTCCCAGGACGGCGTGGAGCCGGGCCACGTCCTGACCTTGCTCTCGCGCGACAGCCGCGTGAAGGACGTAAGCGACGGGAAGAACGCCTCTATCAAGCTTCCCAACGAAGACAACGGTACCGTGATGGTGTTCCGCACGTTTGAGCGGGTCTCGTACGCACTGTTGCTGGAGATTCGCAACGGCGTTCGCGTCGGCGACCGGTTGGTCAACCCCAAATGA
- the dprA gene encoding DNA-processing protein DprA gives MDRHELGAWLRLTLSTGVGNTAARRLLGRFGLPQAIFAQPEAVLAQTVNVVQARALTEVPPTWAELVEQTWDWLQSTETDTGIARTIVTLGDARYPRALLETDDPPLVLYLMGAARWLAHDPIPAGPCLAIVGSRNPTAQGAENARQFARALGQAGLSIISGLALGVDAQAHEGALEASAGHAVPSIPPTIAVVGTGLDRVYPRRNLDLARRIAAHGLLISEYPLGTPPLAPNFPKRNRIISGLSQGTLVVEAALASGSLITARTAVEQGREVFAIPGSIHSPQSRGCHALIRQGAKLVETAQDILEELQLQPMARQHGPDADNVPARDDCGPPDGPLLAALGFDPMGIDALVARTGMDAATLQVQLLTLELEGRVARLAGGMFQRVERA, from the coding sequence ATGGATCGGCATGAACTCGGCGCGTGGCTGCGGCTCACGCTGTCCACGGGCGTAGGAAACACGGCAGCGCGGCGTTTGCTGGGCCGCTTCGGATTGCCACAGGCCATTTTTGCGCAGCCGGAAGCTGTGCTGGCCCAAACCGTGAACGTGGTTCAGGCGCGCGCCCTGACCGAGGTTCCGCCCACTTGGGCGGAACTCGTCGAGCAGACCTGGGACTGGCTACAGTCCACAGAAACAGACACCGGGATCGCCAGGACCATCGTCACACTGGGGGACGCTCGCTATCCCCGCGCGTTGCTTGAAACAGACGACCCTCCGCTGGTGCTCTACCTCATGGGTGCCGCACGCTGGCTGGCGCACGACCCCATTCCCGCCGGGCCGTGCCTCGCGATCGTGGGAAGCCGGAACCCGACAGCACAGGGGGCCGAGAACGCAAGGCAGTTTGCCCGTGCACTCGGCCAGGCTGGCCTCTCCATCATCTCGGGCCTTGCGCTGGGAGTGGACGCCCAGGCCCACGAAGGCGCTCTGGAGGCGTCAGCAGGCCATGCCGTACCAAGCATCCCGCCCACCATTGCAGTCGTCGGTACCGGGCTTGACCGCGTCTATCCCCGCAGAAACCTCGACCTGGCACGCCGCATTGCCGCGCACGGACTCCTGATCAGCGAATACCCGCTGGGAACGCCTCCCCTGGCACCCAATTTTCCGAAGCGCAACCGCATCATCTCGGGCCTCTCGCAAGGCACCCTGGTCGTCGAGGCTGCCCTGGCCTCAGGCTCGCTGATCACCGCAAGGACCGCGGTGGAGCAGGGCCGTGAAGTATTTGCAATTCCTGGGTCGATCCATTCGCCGCAATCGCGCGGCTGCCACGCACTGATCCGCCAGGGCGCAAAGCTGGTCGAAACCGCCCAGGATATTCTTGAAGAGCTCCAGCTTCAGCCCATGGCCCGGCAGCACGGTCCGGACGCCGACAACGTGCCCGCGCGCGACGATTGCGGCCCCCCAGACGGACCGCTCCTGGCAGCACTCGGTTTCGATCCGATGGGTATCGACGCGCTGGTAGCTCGCACTGGCATGGACGCGGCCACGCTTCAGGTGCAGCTGCTGACCCTCGAGCTGGAAGGACGCGTCGCGAGGCTGGCCGGAGGAATGTTCCAGCGCGTGGAGCGCGCATGA